A genomic stretch from Pomacea canaliculata isolate SZHN2017 linkage group LG2, ASM307304v1, whole genome shotgun sequence includes:
- the LOC112556528 gene encoding protein MLP1 homolog isoform X1: protein MRLKKEMSTNVSLANPGMSLDFDAQALQAQEEAEREREDQEQQQELRRVIQEFGEQDDLLSEASSDGDSVNLSLLSGQDRSYNQISAFEPVHQVVSSESQRSFFHQTSNSSPTVIYTPRSDHTARSVGQTTSHQTHSSASDQSIKLLGHDASPKTGQEYYWDSGDHLQLGSSLPENFTHYWNTPAEDKAGRKNLQPDHNKPGDIPNKLLSSESDGQLAHHLEKCAAHAGQLQASSYANNNHYLHIDEGNQAAQWIGENAGPMKNNLSNVPIEWSGASCNRFSKDDSDSPIQFWESSSEDRIKPLDISFGHYDGKEKQRSITLAKAMPSAQAQNRNSALEKDFSDDYRVMYKNPNIQTSTSAKLAELGRREKFMEPAGESEEAQQLSQLRILYESRGRRLEDLTAELEAFRQESSKERRMLKHHLSLAQGEKEGLAKSLKECQQLLQDTKDEQVKTLGKLRAVELQVQVLKEEKDEVTRRQQSAETTIENLTHQLAELHESESLLNARKQHESIVASMQQRYNVELHTLKEKLDAATETVSEKNKEIEKLWQQIGEQRKQFEELQISRADIINQLTRRLEESQRQCQSLLETTSSQEIGRLKAQLQQTLASKRMSEDMISSLQAEVKELKQELSMLESASSLGVISHQGKLFADDSMTDLGIRKTLDFSSPVSAGKFDGSQPREELITNLRRELERCLGNNKQKRTAVAELQKEKQALEEKLLHLQEELTGAQTSIQEMQVKLKSFEDLYGGDHQESAVVSRLKKDIENLQQEKKALMQEVDDYKMRVNEVAASEARLTEINQQLNFHMSQMVRQHDLDKTEALERCKRTCEDIHRSSRELMERDLSSKFFADKQELLMKYERQLEILRETAEGAQEELVKVKEMYSQACQDLAQLEEKLHGEYNSRLKNDVAELRKQLEEENLALRKAEEQEIAERVQLQLKLELEEKYRKEQLSETEKQIAQARAEWQQHQEAVVQEAVAAAERQWTEKMEKLSEEMEHKIEAERIQWETDQQLQVEVQLKQHLEREYLSWKIKADKETLKQVDAAVGDAQQKISELQAELAASRREHAAELKNLEDKIQQEVAQRQADLERHLKAQSAMVTDIEMNQKLAEKEADLLEEFEKRLQDQLEKLRESKAEELKQCLKDQEEQLSRDWQKKFEIEINQAVSNAVATCEASNIEKNKKQTEAATQEVIKWKMQFGELQAQLKMQVQKWQDERVQLLQEKDEERRQAVVSVRQQCQNDYQRFISDSKVTLSAALTSARQEHEQELEKLAARHQEEIAALRESEHELQKIVATWNKSDSPTQHRTKHQLMQRAEKLQQEVEKREKLLQQADAHMQQEVEKLRESMAHSYAKQRESDRLRLQHQLTQYSQAMQQGQRERTHLERQMETMVEEFRKEKDLLEQQLQQISKELKVKSQTVVKLQSYEEDYHAQVQQLQDMEDEKQVLQNQLEERESDIDLLSQEKNKLQQVLSEMEAVQKEECSKMSEKLQACQAALMSLKEEKESLIERLSTTQQKHEVELGKSHKRLGEVRERLHKMEVALAAVNKQHVEDMEKVHLRLRTAHQQVDELTQQLAQTQKEYKTALEEVEKQHQKEKKEMAACFQQQIELSLADTYTQTDTDDSLSRLKDEYINTMKKIKGEIKSHISQSNLRAAVTLRTRLRQQRLLTIRHLRQCCKSRLQLLLTTCVDGSAGENLWITVEQNLDCLFDSVSSAFSSTPSASTTTTPRSIEKKDQSLDEDKITDGHQLVRTKISTHKASCSSGKGFHTPLSTPRSVESEHLALPSHLSRVELFDQGHPDASISELQGSGIFFPLVSEETSSLTDLHSDSDMESKLQPVKPCFVTVSSKNNDKNTDQDKIRSQFSCAKSENVHPKIIKSSDVGSLSLWTSNLHKGRGEEKSEGLEKGDNAGEWREIGIQSWSEAEAMPNLWQAFTDVADLRLETEKNPRKQLYFDTETDLNSNVGIGRGVLSPKMTVSPARDLNPQSNGVSEQRSALLSKSGDFTKHMKKFSVRYKSLDNLLVSPERDEVPHSTLPERDLQWTLTGSMCHNTVDHLQLSKTEVPRTGTACTKYSSQGQSNYRTAASQPSQGKKSLNSVAARHEFGKKVPAVNESCTSVSSKRISDSFLLDHTPRTVHNIEKLMNGMEQDNAEHTSKQRTRSAESLAHKKILCSSPIRDAQSVRLWQGPRLSFTSEAQVDTSTKACTTEQIIRGLQQKLNPELIHQSLETEKHVEKAYAPLSHLGKAKWHSEQVLNALKCEQRDDDGSEDVYQYTPLKHFLAPSSSTSLLSTYSASEGDLRFLPYEISAKFTEQF, encoded by the exons ATGCGTTTGAAGAAAG AGATGAGTACCAATGTCAGCCTGGCTAATCCAGGCATGAGCCTTGACTTTGACGCACAAGCTTTACAGGCCCAGGAAGAGGCAGAACGAGAGAGGGAGGACCAAGAGCAGCAGCAAGAG cTACGCCGGGTGATACAAGAGTTTGGTGAGCAGGATGATCTACTTTCAGAAGCCTCATCAGATGGAGATTCTGTAAATCTAAGTCTCCTTTCAGGCCAAGACAG atCATACAACCAAATTTCTGCTTTTGAACCAGTCCATCAAGTGGTGAGCTCAGAGAGTCAAAGATCTTTTTTTCATCAGACATCAAACTCCTCTCCTACTGTCATTTACACTCCTCGATCAGATCACACAGCAAGGTCTGTTGGCCAAACTACATCACACCAGACCCATTCATCAGCTTCTGACCAAAGCATCAAGCTCCTTGGGCATGATGCAAGCCCGAAGACAGGTCAGGAGTACTACTGGGACTCAGGAGACCACCTACAACTGGGAAGTAGCTTACCAGAAAATTTCACACACTACTGGAACACCCCAGCAGAGGACAAAGCTGGCAGAAAGAATTTGCAACCTGATCACAACAAACCAGGAGACATCCcaaataaacttttatcttCGGAAAGTGATGGTCAGCTGGCTCATCACCTTGAGAAATGTGCTGCCCATGCTGGCCAACTCCAGGCTTCAAGCTATGCTAATAACAATCACTATTTACACATTGATGAGGGAAACCAAGCTGCTCAGTGGATAGGTGAAAATGCTGGTCCCATGAAAAACAATCTATCAAATGTGCCTATTGAGTGGAGTGGAGCATCATGCAACAGATTCTCCAAAGATGATAGTGACAGCCCCATTCAGTTCTGGGAGTCTTCATCTGAAGATAGAATCAAACCACTGGATATAAGCTTTGGTCACTATGATGGTAAAGAGAAGCAAAGAAGCATAACTTTAGCCAAAGCCATGCCATCAGCTCAGGCACAGAATAGAAACAGTGCATTAGAGAAAGACTTCAGTGATGACTATAGAGTGATGTACAAAAATCCAAACATTCAAACATCAACATCTGCTAAATTGGCAGAGCTTGGCCGGAGAGAAAAATTTATGGAGCCag CAGGAGAAAGTGAAGAAGCACAGCAATTGTCACAACTACGCATTCTGTATGAGTCAAGAGGCCGTCGACTTGAAGATTTAACAGCTGAACTTGAAGCTTTTCGTCAGGAAAGCAGCAAAGAGCGTCGAATGCTTAAACACCATCTTTCACTTGCTCAAG GTGAAAAGGAGGGTCTTGCAAAAAGCTTGAAGGAGTGCCAGCAGCTGCTGCAGGACACTAAAGATGAGCAAGTGAAAACATTAGGCAAACTCCGGGCAGTAGAACTTCAGGTGCAGGTGttaaaggaagagaaggatgag GTTACAAGGCGTCAGCAGAGTGCAGAGACAACAATTGAGAACCTTACTCACCAGCTGGCAGAGCTTCATGAATCAGAAAGTTTGTTAAATGCCCGCAAACAACATGAGTCCATAGTAGCCAGTATGCAGCAGCGATACAATGTAGAGCTTCATACTTTGAAGGAGAAATTAGATGCTGCAACTGAAACTGTTTCAGAAAAG aACAAAGAAATTGAAAAGTTGTGGCAACAAATCGGggagcaaagaaaacaatttgaggAGCTCCAAATTTCTCGTGCTGATATTATAAACCAGTTGACTCGCCGGCTTGAGGAGAGTCAGCGACAGTGCCAGTCTCTTCTAGAAACAA CCTCCAGTCAGGAAATTGGTCGCTTAAAGGCTCAGCTTCAGCAGACACTGGCATCAAAGAGGATGTCTGAAGACATGATCAGCAGTCTGCAG GCTGAGGTAAAGGAGCTGAAACAGGAGCTTAGTATGTTGGAATCAGCCAGCTCATTGGGGGTCATTTCGCATCAAGGTAAACTTTTCGCTGATGATTCCATGACTGACCTTGGTATCCGTAAGACTCTTGACTTCAGCAGTCCTGTCTCAGCTGGAAA GTTTGATGGAAGCCAGCCCAGAGAAGAGCTGATCACCAATCTACGCCGAGAGCTTGAGCGATGCCTAGGCAACAACAAGCAAAAACGGACAGCAGTGGCAGAGCTGCAGAAGGAGAAACAAGCCCTAGAAGAGAAACTTTTGCACCTGCAAGAGGAGCTAACAGGGGCTCAGACCAGCATTCAGGAAATGCAG gtaaaattaaaaagctTTGAGGATCTTTATGGTGGTGACCATCAAGAATCTGCTGTGGTGTCTCGATTAAAGAAAGATATTGAAAATcttcaacaagaaaagaaggCCTTGATGCAAGAAGTGGAT GATTACAAGATGCGAGTAAATGAGGTAGCAGCCAGTGAAGCACGACTTACAGAGATCAATCAGCAGCTGAACTTTCATATGTCTCAAATGGTTCGTCAGCATGATCTTGACAAAACGGAGGCATTGGAACG CTGTAAAAGGACTTGCGAAGATATACACAGGTCTTCAAGGGAATTAATGGAACGTGATTTAAGCAGCAAGTTCTTTGCTGATAAGCAAGAACTTTTAATGAAGTATGAAAGACAACTGGAAATTCTCAG AGAAACTGCTGAAGGAGCCCAAGAAGAACTAGTAAAGGTCAAGGAGATGTACAGTCAGGCCTGCCAAGACCTGGCCCAGCTGGAAGAGAAACTGCATGGAGAGTATAACAGTCGGTTGAAGAATGATGTGGCTGAG CTGAGAAAACAGCTGGAAGAGGAAAATTTAGCATTGAGGAAAGCTGAAGAACAAGAAATTGCAGAGAGAGTACAACTGCAGCTGAAATTAGAGCTGgaagagaaatacagaaaagaacagCTGTCGGAGACAGAGAAGCAA ATTGCGCAAGCCAGGGCAGAGTGGCAGCAGCATCAGGAGGCAGTAGTTCAGGAGGCTGTGGCAGCAGCTGAAAGACAGTGGActgaaaagatggagaagctTTCAGAAGAGATGGAACATAAAATTGAAGCAG AGAGGATACAATGGGAGACTGATCAGCAGTTACAGGTGGAAGTACAGCTAAAACAGCATTTGGAGAGAGAATATCTTAGCTGGAAAATCAAAGCTGATAAAGAAACCCTGAAACAAGTAGATGCAGCTGTTGGGGATGCGCAGCAGAAAATTTCAGAGCTCCAGGCAGAGCTTGCAGCTAGCCGCAGAGAACATGCCGCAGAGTTGAAGAACCTAGAAGATAAAATTCAGCAGGAAGTGGCACAACGACAAGCCGATCTGGAGCGGCACCTTAAGGCTCAGTCTGCTATGGTCACAGATATTGAGATGAATCAGAAACTAGCAGAAAAGGAAGCAGATCTTTTAGAAGAGTTTGAGAAGAGGCTTCAAGATC AACTGGAAAAGTTAAGAGAGTCTAAAGCAGAGGAATTGAAACAATGCCTGAAAGACCAGGAAGAACAGCTGTCCAGAGACTGGCAGAAAAAGTTTGAGATTGAAATTAATCAGGCTGTGAGCAATGCAGTCGCTACCTGTGAAGCAAGTAACatagaaaagaataaaaagcagACAGAAGCAGCTACACAG GAGGTGATCAAGTGGAAGATGCAGTTTGGGGAGCTTCAGGCTCAGCTCAAAATGCAGGTACAAAAATGGCAAGATGAAAGAGTGCAGTTGTTGCAAGAGAAGGATGAAGAGCGGCGCCAGGCAGTTGTCAGTGTCCGGCAGCAGTGTCAAAATGATTATCAGCGTTTCATAAGTGACAGCAAGGTCACGCTGAGTGCTGCACTTACATCTGCTCGCCAAGAACATGAACAGGAACTG GAGAAGCTTGCTGCTCGTCATCAAGAGGAAATAGCAGCACTACGAGAGTCTGAGCACGAACTGCAAAAGATTGTGGCCACCTGGAACAAGAGTGACAGCCCGACCCAGCACAGAACAAAGCACCAGCTTATGCAGAGGGCTGAGAAGCTGCAGCAGGAAGTGGAGAAGCGTGAGAAGCTGCTGCAGCAGGCTGATGCCCACATGCAGCAAGAGGTGGAAAAGCTGCGGGAGAGCATGGCCCACAGCTATGCCAAGCAGCGTGAGTCGGACCGGTTGCGACTGCAGCATCAGCTAACCCAGTACAGCCAGGCCATGCAACAGGGCCAGAGGGAGCGCACACATCTGGAGCGACAGATGGAGACAATGGTAGAGGAGTTCCGTAAGGAGAAAGATCTACTggagcagcagctgcagcagattTCAAAAGAATTGAAAGTGAAGAGCCAGACCGTGGTCAAACTGCAAAGTTATGAAGAAGATTACCATGCTCAGGTGCAGCAGCTTCAGGACATGGAGGATGAAAAGCAAGTGCTACAAAATCAgctggaagaaagagagagtgatatAGATTTgctttcacaagaaaaaaacaaactacagcAAGTGCTGTCTGAAATGGAAGCAGTGCAGAAAGAAGAATGTagcaaaatgtctgaaaaattGCAAGCTTGCCAAGCAGCATTGATGTCTctgaaagaagagaaggagagtCTGATAGAGAGACTGAGTACTACTCAGCAGAAGCATGAAGTAGAGCTGGGGAAGTCTCACAAGCGGCTCGGTGAAGTAAGGGAGCGGCTTCACAAAATGGAGGTTGCATTAGCAGCAGTAAACAAGCAGCATGTAGAAGATATGGAGAAAGTTCACCTCCGCCTGAGGACTGCTCATCAGCAAGTAGATGAGTTAACACAGCAGTTGGCTCAG ACTCAAAAGGAATATAAGACAGCTTTGGAAGAAGTTGAGAAGCAacaccagaaagaaaaaaaggaaatggctGCTTGCTTCCAACAGCAGATAGAACTTAGTCTTGctgacacatatacacag acgGACACAGATGACTCTCTCAGCAGGCTAAAAGATGAGTACATTaatacaatgaagaaaataaaag GGGAAATCAAGAGTCACATCAGCCAATCTAATCTAAGGGCAGCAGTGACATTGAGAACACGTTTGCGGCAGCAACGACTCCTTACTATCAGACACTTAAGGCAGTGCTGCAAGTCTCGTCTTCAGTTGCTTCTGACTACATGTGTAGATGG gtCAGCAGGTGAAAACCTATGGATAACAGTTGAGCAAAATCTGGATTGCTTATTTGATTCTGTTAGTAGTGCTTTCTCCTCAACTCCCAGTGCTAGCACCACCACGACTCCTCGTTCAATTGAAAAGAAAGATCAAAGTTTGGATGAGGACAAAATCACTGACGGTCACCAGCTTGTCAGAACTAAAATTTCAACCCACAAGGCCAGTTGTAGTTCTGGAAAAGGATTCCACACACCTCTGTCAACACCTAGGAGTGTGGAGTCAGAACACCTAGCACTTCCATCTCACTTAAGCAGAGTTGAACTCTTTGACCAGGGTCACCCAGATGCATCCATTTCAGAGCTGCAAGGATCTGGGatcttttttcctcttgtttcaGAGGAAACTTCATCTCTGACAGATTTGCATTCAGACAGTGACATGGAGTCCAAACTTCAGCCAGTCAAACCCTGTTTTGTGACTGTATCAtcaaaaaataatgataaaaatacagATCAAGATAAAATTAGATCCCAATTTTCTTGTGCTAAATCAGAAAATGTTCACCCTAAAATTATTAAATCTTCTGACGTAGGATCTCTGTCCCTTTGGACTTCCAATCTACATAAAGGCAGAggtgaagaaaaaagtgagggGCTAGAGAAGGGGGATAATGCTGGAGAGTGGAGGGAAATTGGTATACAGAGCTGGAGTGAAGCAGAGGCAATGCCCAATCTCTGGCAAGCATTCACAGATGTGGCTGACCTGCGActtgaaacagagaaaaatccACGTAAACAGCTTTATTTTGACACAGAGACGGATCTCAACAGCAATGTGGGCATAGGGAGAGGTGTGCTGTCTCCCAAAATGACAGTCAGCCCTGCAAGAGACTTGAATCCCCAATCAAACGGGGTGTCAGAACAACGCAGTGCACTTCTGTCCAAGTCTGGAGACTTCACCAAGCACATGAAAAAATTCTCTGTGAGGTATAAAAGCTTAGACAACTTACTTGTCAGTCCAGAGAGGGATGAGGTCCCACACTCTACATTGCCCGAAAGGGACCTCCAGTGGACACTCACTGGGAGCATGTGTCATAATACTGTTGATCACCTGCAGCTGAGTAAGACAG AAGTACCAAGAACTGGAACTGCATGTACCAAATACAGCTCACAAGGACAGTCAAATTATAGAACTGCAGCAAGTCAGCCGagtcaaggaaaaaaatctttgaactCTGTTGCAGCCAGACATGAGTTTGGCAAAAAGGTGCCTGCTGTAAATGAGTCGTGTACTTCTGTTTCCAGTAAAAGAATCTCTGACAGCTTTTTATTAGACCACACACCAAGAACCGTACATAACATCGAAAAACTGATGAATGGCATGGAGCAAGATAATGCAGAACACACTTCCAAACAGCGAACACGTTCTGCAGAAAGCCTTGCCCATAAAAAGATTCTCTGCAGCAGCCCCATTAGAGATGCACAGAGTGTCAGGCTTTGGCAGGGACCTAGACTGAGCTTCACATCAGAAGCTCAAGTAGATACCAGCACCAAAGCTTGTACCACAGAACAAATTATTAGGGGTCTCCAACAGAAACTAAACCCAGAGCTTATCCATCAAAGTTTGGAGACTGAGAAACACGTGGAAAAGGCCTATGCTCCTCTGTCCCATTTGGGTAAAGCAAAGTGGCACTCAGAGCAGGTATTGAATGCTCTCAAGTGTGAacaaagagatgatgatggcaGTGAGGATGTGTATCAGTACACACCACTGAAGCATTTTCTTGCACCCTCCTCATCCACAAGTCTTCTGTCCACTTATAGCGCATCTGAAGGAGACCTTCGTTTTTTGCCTTACGAAATTTCTGCCAAGTTCACGGAGCAGTTCTAG